CTTCTAAAATTTCACGAATTTCTAAAACATCACTAGGACGACGTACGAAACTTGCTGCAATGAAGTCAACATTTTCTTTAATACCGAAACGGATATCTTCAGCATCTTTTTCTGTAATACCAGGTAAACTTACTCTTACGCCAGGTAAGTTAACACCTTTTTTGTTTTTAAGCTCACCAGAGTTTAAAATATCACATTTAACTTCTTTTTTAGCATGGTCAATATCTTTAACTTGTAATTCAATTAAGCCATCATCAAGTAAAATGTATGAACCTACTTGAACATCGTTAATTAAGTTTTCATATGTTACTGAGAACTTTTCAGGTGTTCCTTCAACTTCATTCATGCTAACAATAACTTCGTTGCCACGTTCAAGTTCAATGATACCGTCTTTCATATTATGCGTACGAATTTCTGGACCTTTTGTATCTAATAAAATTGCTACAATTTTGTCTAATCTTTTAGCTACTTTACGAATTGTATCAATTCTACCTTTATGCTCTTCATGACTACCATGTGAAAAGTTTAATCGTGCAACGTTCATACCAGCATTGATTAATTTCTCAATCATTTCTTCTGATTCTGAAGCTGGTCCAATTGTACATACAATTTTAGTTTTTCTCATTTTATAATTCCTCCTGAAATCTTATATAGATAACTTGTTAGCAAGTTCATATAGACTATAATCAAATTTATGATCTTTACCATCAAAAATTTCATCAAAAGATGTTGCTACAATTTTATTGTTCTTAATTCCAACACCCTTAGCTGTTTCACCTTGCATTAATAAGTCTACCGCATATCCACCTAAACGTGATGCTAAAACTCTATCCGCACCTGTTGGGCTACCACCACGTTGAACGTGACCTAACACAGACACTCTATTATCAACATTGATGTATTGTGATAATTCTTTTTGACAATCTTGCGCAGTCATACAACCTTCTGCTACAAGAACGATTGAGTGTTTCTTACCACGTTTAATACCTTGTTCAATTTTATCAGCTATTTCTTTAATATCTGTTTTCACTTCTGGAACTACAATTGTCTCAGCACCAACTGATAATCCAGCCCATAATGCTAGATCTCCACAATCACGGCCCATTGCTTCAATGATAAATGTTCGTGCGTGACTTGACGCAGTATCTCTAATTTTGTCGACTAAGCCAATAATCGTATTTAATGCTGTGTCAAATCCAATTGTAAAATCAGTACCATTGATATCATTGTCAATCGTACCAGGAATACCGATAGTTTGAATTTCTTTACATTCCTCACTGATGCGTTGTGCACCGCGATAACTACCGTCACCACCAATAACTACAAGGCCCTCAATCCCTCTTTTACGTAAGTTTTCGATTGCAACTTTACGTACTTCTTGCTCCTTAAACTCTGGACATCTTGCTGAATACAAGAATGTACCTCCACGCTGAATCGTATCCCCAACTGATCCTAATTCAAGTTTATGAATATCATCATTTAACAATCCTTGGTAACCATGATACACACCATAAACTTCAATTTCATTGTAAATTGCTGTACGAACAACTGCTCTTACGGCAGCATTCATTCCAGGTGAATCTCCACCACTAGTTAAAACTGCAATTTTCTTCATGACGACATACCTTTCTATAACTGATTTATCTTTAACTCTAAATTACCACAAATTGATATGTCATTCCATCAAAACTAATGTATTGAATTGATGTAAACGTTTTAAATATTGAATTTTATTTTAACTTAATTAAAAAAAGATTAGTAGCCACAATTTTGACTACTAATCTTAGTTAAAATTCAGTATCTAAATATTAAATTATTGTTTTAATGTACTTCAATTTATGGTAAAACCCAGTATCGATTTAACATAAAAATGCTCAAGTTGATTATTCTATATAAGAACCGATATTTCTGAATTTTTCAAAGCGATCATTAGCAATTTCATCACGTGATAATGACTCAAGTGAATCTAACTGTGCAACAAACGCTGATTTAATAGCTAAAGCTTGCTGTTCAATATCTTTATGTGCACCGCCAAGTGGTTCAGAAATGACATCATCTATAATACCTAATTGCTTAATATCATGGGCAGTAATTTTCATTGTTTCAGCTGCAATTTTAGCCAAATTACTGTCTTTCCATAATAATGCCGCTGCACCTTCAGGAGATATAACAGAGTAAGTACTATTCTCTAACATCAATACTTTATTGGCAATACCAATACCTAGAGCACCTCCACTGCCACCTTCACCAATGACAATCGCAATAACTGGTACTTTTAATGAAGCCATCTCAATCAAATTTGTTGCGATAGATTCACTTTGTCCACGTTCTTCAGCAGCTTTACCAGGATATGCACCTTTTGTATCTATAAATGTAAAGATAGGACGATTGAATTTTTCAGCTTGTTTCATTAAACGTAATGCTTTTCGATAACCTTCTGGATGCGCCATACCAAAATTTCGATAAATATTATCTTTTGTATCTTTTCCACGTTGTTGTCCAATAACTGTAACAGCACGACCATTTAAAAAGCCAATACCACCAATCATTGCTGGATCATCTCTAAAATTACGATCACCATGTAGTTCCATAAACGAATCAAAGATATATGGAATATAATCTAGGGTCGTAGGTCTTTCTTGCAAACGCGCAATTTGCACACGATCCCATGGTTTTAGATTTGTATATATTTTTTTAGTTTCTCGTTCCAATGACGCTTCAAGCATGTCAATTTCTTCTTGTAAATCCACATCATTTTTATCTTGAGATTCTTTTAAAGATTCAATTTTATTTCGAATTTCAAAAAGTGGTTTTTCAAAATCTAACATTATTTAGTCACCTCTTGATGGATTTTTAGAATTTCAGACAATGTTTGACGCATATCATTACGATGTACAACTTTATCCAATTGTCCATGCTCTAATAAAAATTCTGCAGTTTGGAAATCATCTGGCAATTTTTCGTTTATTGTCTGTTCAATAACTCGACGACCTGCAAAACCTATCAACGCTTTTGGCTCACTTAAATTTATATCACCAACTGATGCAAAACTTGCAGATACACCACCAGTAGTTGGATGTGTTAAATATGATATATATAATAGTCCAGCGTCAGAATGACGTTTTAAAGATACACTGGTTTTACCCATTTGCATCAAGGAAATAATACCTTCTTGCATACGTGCACCACCACTTGCAGAGAAAAGAATAAATGGTAAACGGTTCTCAGTGCAGTAATCAATGATGCGACATATCTTTTCACCGATAACCGATCCCATACTTCCCATTCTAAAACGTGAATCCATGACAGCAACGCCAAATTTCATACCATCTAGTTGTGCTGTACCAGTCACAACTGCTTCTTTAAGACCTGTCTTTTGTTGGTCCTTTTCAATTTTTTCTAAATAACTTGGAAAATCTAATGGATTCGCAGAGGTCATTCCCTTATCGAATTCTGTAAATGATCCTTCATCAGAAATTGCTTCTATACGTTTATACGCAGTTAAAGCAATATGATGATCACAATTAAAGCACACATTTAAATTTTCAGCTAATTCTTTTGTGTACATAATTTTCTTACACTTTGGACACTTAGTCATAATACCTGCAGGCACATCATTATTTTTAGAGTCTTGTACTGTAAGATATTTCTTTTTCTTTGTTCGATTAAAAAAATCTTTAAACATAGGAAAACCTCCAAATAACCTCTGTTCTAACCATTTAGAGCCTTAAACTGAACTTGACCAGTTAAAAACGGGTTTAAATTTATTTGATTTATATTCGTTTGACTGTTGAATGTTTATCATAAACTTTCATTTTCATCATTTTAATGACTCTTTATTGCTAACTTTTAAGCAATTTAATTAAACGTTAATTATTTTTATTGTAAATCTGTAAGTTTCATTGTTTTATCATACACATCTTGCGGATCAACTTCAATCCTAGCTACTCCAGATTCCATTGCCGCTTTAGCAACATTACGAGCAACTGATGGCGCTACACGTTTATCAAACGGTCCTGGGATACAGTAGTCTTCATTTAATTCAGAACTATCGATTAAATCAGCAATCGCTTCTACAGCTGCCTTTTTCATTTCTTCATTTATATGTGTAGCTTCAACCTCTAATGCACCTCTAAAAATACCAGGGAAAGCTAATACATTATTAATTTGGTTAGGATAGTCTGAACGTCCTGTACCAACAACTCGTGCACCTGCCGCTTTGGCATCATCAGGTATTATTTCAGGATTTGGATTAGCCATTGCAAATATAATTGGATTATCTGCCATACTCTTAACCATATCTTGTGACAGCGCATTAGCTACAGAAACCCCGATAAATACATCTGCGTCTTTTACGACTTCTTCTAAAGACCCTTCAATCTTATCTTTATTTGTCCATTTTGCTACAACATCTTTCGTAGGATTCATACCATATGAACGTCCTTCAAAAATTGCGCCTCTTGAGTCACACATAACCATATTTCTTACACCATACGCGTATAGTAATTTAACAATGGCTATTCCTGCTGCACCAGCACCATTTAGTACAACTTTTATTTTAGCAATATCTTTGTTAACAACTCTCAATGCATTTACCAAACCTGCCAATGTTACAATTGCTGTACCATGTTGATCGTCATGGAATACCGGAATATTAGTTTCTTTTTTCAATCGTTCTTCAATTTCAAAACAACGTGGTGCCGAAATATCCTCTAAATTAATACCACCATAATTAGGTTCTAACAACTTAACTGTTTTAATGATTTCTTCGGTATCAGTTGTATTTAACGCAATAGGCACCCCATTGATACCAGCGAAGCTTTTGAATAATACTGCTTTACCTTCCATTACAGGAATACTTGCTTCAGGTCCAATGTTACCTAAACCTAATACCGCTGTTCCATCAGTAATAACTGCAACTGTATTTCCTTTAATTGTGTAATCATATACTTTTCTTTTATCTTCATAAATATCTTTACACGGTTCAGCAACGCCAGGTGAGTATGCTAAACTTAATTCCTCTTTATTAGTAACTTTTACATTTGGTTTAACTTCTAATTTACCTTGATTACGTTTGTGCATTTCCAATGCTTCATCTCTTAATGACATGAAATCAGCCCCTAATTCAATATTTATTTTTAAAAAATAACTTGGATAAAACGCATTACATTATAAAAGTAAAAATATTGGGTAAATCTGAATGAGTAAGAATTTATGGTTTTGATTATGTAACACAAATAGCGATAAACGATAATAAAATAATATTTATAAAGATACATTAAACCATACTATCTAAAGATATACCTTTAATTATTATAATGGATAGCAAAAACCAATATATCAAAAAGTTATTATTTTTCCGCACGATATATCGACAAAATTCTTTACTCAATTTATGTATACTGCTTTTTGTGCTAATTATTCTTATGGATTAATCAATAATGTAAAGTGAAACTCATAAAAATAATAAGCATAAAAAACTAATATAAACGCAAACTGATGGTTAAAAAATATCTAACCATCAGTTTACTATATCATAATTTATTAGTTGATAAAAGTTATATAAGCCTAATATCACTAGGGTTAAAGGATTGTATAAAATTATTAAACATACTATCTTTTTGATTAATATAGCCTAAAGTAGTCATTTGTTTAATCGTTTCATCATAAAAGG
The genomic region above belongs to Staphylococcus aureus and contains:
- the pfkA gene encoding 6-phosphofructokinase, which gives rise to MKKIAVLTSGGDSPGMNAAVRAVVRTAIYNEIEVYGVYHGYQGLLNDDIHKLELGSVGDTIQRGGTFLYSARCPEFKEQEVRKVAIENLRKRGIEGLVVIGGDGSYRGAQRISEECKEIQTIGIPGTIDNDINGTDFTIGFDTALNTIIGLVDKIRDTASSHARTFIIEAMGRDCGDLALWAGLSVGAETIVVPEVKTDIKEIADKIEQGIKRGKKHSIVLVAEGCMTAQDCQKELSQYINVDNRVSVLGHVQRGGSPTGADRVLASRLGGYAVDLLMQGETAKGVGIKNNKIVATSFDEIFDGKDHKFDYSLYELANKLSI
- a CDS encoding NADP-dependent malic enzyme — its product is MSLRDEALEMHKRNQGKLEVKPNVKVTNKEELSLAYSPGVAEPCKDIYEDKRKVYDYTIKGNTVAVITDGTAVLGLGNIGPEASIPVMEGKAVLFKSFAGINGVPIALNTTDTEEIIKTVKLLEPNYGGINLEDISAPRCFEIEERLKKETNIPVFHDDQHGTAIVTLAGLVNALRVVNKDIAKIKVVLNGAGAAGIAIVKLLYAYGVRNMVMCDSRGAIFEGRSYGMNPTKDVVAKWTNKDKIEGSLEEVVKDADVFIGVSVANALSQDMVKSMADNPIIFAMANPNPEIIPDDAKAAGARVVGTGRSDYPNQINNVLAFPGIFRGALEVEATHINEEMKKAAVEAIADLIDSSELNEDYCIPGPFDKRVAPSVARNVAKAAMESGVARIEVDPQDVYDKTMKLTDLQ
- a CDS encoding acetyl-CoA carboxylase carboxyltransferase subunit alpha, producing MLDFEKPLFEIRNKIESLKESQDKNDVDLQEEIDMLEASLERETKKIYTNLKPWDRVQIARLQERPTTLDYIPYIFDSFMELHGDRNFRDDPAMIGGIGFLNGRAVTVIGQQRGKDTKDNIYRNFGMAHPEGYRKALRLMKQAEKFNRPIFTFIDTKGAYPGKAAEERGQSESIATNLIEMASLKVPVIAIVIGEGGSGGALGIGIANKVLMLENSTYSVISPEGAAALLWKDSNLAKIAAETMKITAHDIKQLGIIDDVISEPLGGAHKDIEQQALAIKSAFVAQLDSLESLSRDEIANDRFEKFRNIGSYIE
- the accD gene encoding acetyl-CoA carboxylase, carboxyltransferase subunit beta, with translation MFKDFFNRTKKKKYLTVQDSKNNDVPAGIMTKCPKCKKIMYTKELAENLNVCFNCDHHIALTAYKRIEAISDEGSFTEFDKGMTSANPLDFPSYLEKIEKDQQKTGLKEAVVTGTAQLDGMKFGVAVMDSRFRMGSMGSVIGEKICRIIDYCTENRLPFILFSASGGARMQEGIISLMQMGKTSVSLKRHSDAGLLYISYLTHPTTGGVSASFASVGDINLSEPKALIGFAGRRVIEQTINEKLPDDFQTAEFLLEHGQLDKVVHRNDMRQTLSEILKIHQEVTK